From Chryseobacterium salivictor, a single genomic window includes:
- a CDS encoding hydroxymethylglutaryl-CoA lyase: MFLTECPRDAMQGWGEFIPTQKKIDYINSLMEVGFDVLDCGSFVSPKAIPQMADSGTVVDEIDKGVSNTKLSVIVANYRGAEKALAHPSVDILGFPFSISETFQYRNTNKNQEEAFKDIKKITELLESDGRVLNVYFSMAFGNPYGEIWKAADVDYWAQRFNDIGIKNILLSDTTGTGTLEQIELLFKTIPAKYPEIDFGAHFHNRHEDSYKKLKAAYDNGCRRFDSAIKGIGGCPMAKDDLVGNMPTEQVINFMALEKIEHSLNLLHFESAYNKAKDIFHF, from the coding sequence TGCAGGGTTGGGGTGAATTTATCCCGACGCAAAAGAAGATTGATTACATTAATTCGTTAATGGAAGTAGGGTTTGATGTGCTGGATTGCGGCAGTTTTGTTTCCCCGAAAGCAATTCCGCAGATGGCCGATTCCGGAACCGTGGTCGATGAGATTGATAAAGGGGTTTCGAATACCAAACTTTCCGTAATTGTTGCCAACTATCGCGGGGCTGAGAAAGCGCTTGCACATCCATCGGTAGATATCTTAGGGTTTCCTTTTTCTATTTCCGAAACTTTTCAATACCGAAATACCAATAAGAATCAGGAAGAAGCCTTTAAAGATATTAAGAAAATCACAGAACTTTTAGAATCAGATGGCCGGGTGTTGAACGTTTATTTTTCGATGGCCTTCGGGAATCCTTACGGTGAAATCTGGAAAGCGGCTGATGTTGATTATTGGGCGCAAAGATTTAATGATATTGGTATTAAAAATATTTTACTTTCCGATACGACCGGAACAGGTACATTAGAACAAATCGAACTGCTTTTTAAAACCATTCCGGCAAAATATCCTGAAATTGATTTTGGAGCGCATTTTCATAACCGCCATGAAGATTCTTACAAAAAATTAAAAGCTGCGTACGATAATGGTTGCCGCAGATTCGATTCTGCAATTAAAGGAATCGGCGGCTGTCCGATGGCTAAAGATGATCTGGTCGGAAATATGCCCACTGAGCAGGTGATTAATTTTATGGCCTTAGAAAAAATCGAGCATTCATTAAATTTACTCCATTTCGAAAGTGCTTATAATAAAGCAAAAGATATTTTTCATTTTTAA